One genomic window of Prochlorococcus marinus str. NATL2A includes the following:
- the topA gene encoding type I DNA topoisomerase: protein MPTDHTLVIVESPTKAKTIRGFLPKDFQVLASMGHIRDLPNNASEIPAKHKGEKWATIGVNTTADFDPLYVVPKDKKKIVKELKQSLKGASELLLATDEDREGESISWHLMNVLDPKIPVKRMVFHEITKEAISKALSKTRAIDMELVHAQETRRILDRLVGYTLSPLLWKKVSWGLSAGRVQSVAVRLLVLRERARRAFKSGSYWDLKAKLEKEGSEFEVKMTSIGGKRIATGSDFDESTGLLKSGRNVILLKEEESKELAQKLTTDKWKVVNVEEKPSIRKPVPPFTTSTLQQEANRKLRLSARETMRCAQGLYERGFITYMRTDSVHLSDQAINASRNCVESKYGVEYLSKKPRQFSNKTRNAQEAHEAIRPSGESFKTPKESNLQGRDLSLYELIWKRTVASQMADARLTMLGVELKASDVSFRASGKRIDFPGFFRAYVEGTDDPDSALEGQEVLLPKLEVGDSPTAKNVEALGHQTQPPARYSEASLVKTLEKEGIGRPSTYASIIGTIVDRGYSVLNNNSLTPSFTAFAVTALLEEHFPDLVDTSFTARMESTLDEISTGKVSWLPYLKGFYKGDTGLENQVQQREGDIDGGEFRAVSLEGLSSLVRLGKFGTYLESKQLGENGKPITATLPQEITPADLDEDIAEMILKQKAEGPESLGVDPDSGQNLYLLNGRYGHFVQRGLVVELKDLGIPKGKKKLGNLRLFKSSQYGLYLKQDSSKVQLLLPENIKEEEIDVEKALEYLDDKSLKKAPNPKRTSLPKSLKPEDLTFEEALGLIQLPRLLGEHPEGGRIQSSLGRFGPYVVWSKNGGEKDYRSIKGDDDVLQVSLERALELLSIPKRGRGGRTALKELGIPEGEKETIQLFDGPYGLYVKQGKVNASLPEGKTAEDITIEVAIELLAAKKSSKKTTSKKRKSTQKTTKSTKKDLNSSASKKSSTQKAPSTTKTGRLRASKVRVIKTK, encoded by the coding sequence ATGCCCACTGACCATACTCTGGTGATTGTTGAAAGTCCTACAAAGGCAAAAACTATTAGAGGGTTTTTGCCTAAGGACTTTCAGGTTCTTGCGTCAATGGGGCACATAAGAGACTTGCCTAACAATGCATCTGAGATCCCTGCGAAGCACAAAGGCGAAAAGTGGGCAACGATTGGAGTTAATACAACTGCTGATTTTGATCCTTTGTACGTTGTACCCAAAGACAAGAAAAAAATTGTCAAGGAATTAAAACAATCTTTGAAGGGTGCTAGTGAATTGTTGCTTGCGACTGATGAAGATAGAGAAGGAGAAAGTATAAGTTGGCATTTAATGAATGTGCTTGACCCGAAAATCCCTGTGAAGAGGATGGTCTTTCATGAGATAACTAAAGAAGCTATTTCCAAAGCTCTATCGAAAACAAGAGCAATTGATATGGAATTAGTTCATGCCCAAGAGACAAGGAGGATCTTAGACAGATTAGTTGGGTACACGCTTTCTCCTCTTTTATGGAAGAAAGTTTCATGGGGTTTATCTGCAGGAAGAGTTCAATCAGTTGCAGTAAGATTGCTAGTTCTGAGAGAGAGAGCAAGGAGAGCTTTCAAAAGCGGGAGTTATTGGGACTTAAAAGCAAAATTAGAGAAAGAAGGTAGTGAATTTGAGGTGAAAATGACCTCAATTGGTGGGAAAAGAATTGCTACAGGTAGTGATTTTGATGAGTCAACGGGATTATTGAAATCTGGCCGAAATGTCATATTACTCAAGGAAGAGGAGTCTAAGGAACTTGCACAAAAATTAACTACTGATAAATGGAAAGTTGTTAATGTCGAGGAAAAGCCGTCAATCCGTAAACCAGTTCCTCCTTTTACAACAAGCACATTACAACAAGAGGCTAATAGAAAACTTCGATTATCAGCTAGGGAGACTATGAGATGTGCTCAGGGTTTGTATGAAAGAGGTTTTATTACATATATGAGAACAGATTCTGTTCATCTGTCTGATCAGGCAATTAATGCCTCACGAAATTGTGTTGAATCAAAATATGGTGTTGAATATTTAAGTAAAAAGCCCCGACAATTCTCCAACAAGACGAGAAATGCTCAAGAAGCCCATGAAGCAATACGTCCTTCTGGTGAGAGCTTTAAAACACCCAAAGAGTCAAACTTGCAAGGTAGGGATCTTTCTTTATACGAACTTATTTGGAAACGGACAGTTGCTAGTCAAATGGCCGATGCAAGGTTGACAATGCTTGGAGTCGAATTAAAAGCATCGGATGTATCTTTTCGGGCTAGTGGTAAACGAATAGATTTTCCTGGATTCTTTAGAGCTTATGTTGAAGGTACTGATGATCCTGATAGTGCACTTGAAGGACAAGAAGTGCTTTTGCCTAAATTAGAGGTAGGAGATTCTCCAACAGCTAAGAATGTAGAGGCATTGGGGCATCAGACTCAACCTCCAGCTAGATATAGCGAAGCTTCATTAGTTAAAACACTTGAGAAAGAAGGCATAGGTCGTCCGTCAACTTATGCAAGCATTATAGGAACAATTGTAGATCGAGGTTATTCAGTCCTAAATAACAATTCTTTAACTCCAAGCTTTACAGCATTTGCTGTGACGGCACTTCTTGAAGAACATTTTCCTGATCTTGTAGATACTAGTTTTACTGCTCGAATGGAATCTACACTTGATGAGATCTCAACAGGAAAAGTGAGTTGGCTTCCATACCTTAAGGGCTTTTATAAGGGTGATACTGGCCTAGAGAATCAGGTTCAACAAAGGGAAGGGGATATTGATGGAGGCGAGTTTAGAGCTGTTTCCTTGGAGGGACTTTCATCTCTAGTTAGGTTGGGCAAATTTGGAACATATCTGGAATCAAAGCAACTGGGTGAAAATGGCAAGCCCATAACAGCTACTCTTCCACAGGAAATTACTCCCGCAGATTTGGATGAGGATATCGCAGAGATGATTTTAAAACAAAAAGCTGAGGGTCCTGAATCACTTGGGGTTGACCCTGATAGTGGACAGAATCTATATCTATTAAATGGTAGATATGGTCATTTTGTTCAAAGGGGATTAGTAGTCGAATTGAAAGATCTTGGAATTCCAAAAGGTAAGAAAAAATTAGGAAATCTTCGCTTGTTCAAAAGCAGTCAATATGGACTCTATTTGAAGCAGGATTCATCAAAGGTTCAGCTTTTGTTGCCAGAGAATATAAAAGAGGAAGAGATAGATGTTGAAAAAGCACTTGAGTATTTAGATGATAAATCATTGAAAAAAGCTCCAAATCCAAAAAGAACTTCCTTGCCAAAGAGTTTAAAACCAGAGGACTTGACCTTTGAGGAGGCCCTTGGATTGATTCAATTACCACGTCTACTGGGAGAGCATCCAGAGGGAGGTAGGATTCAATCAAGTTTAGGTAGATTTGGTCCCTATGTGGTTTGGAGTAAAAATGGTGGTGAAAAAGATTATCGCTCAATTAAAGGTGACGATGACGTTCTTCAAGTAAGCCTAGAAAGAGCTCTTGAGCTTTTATCAATACCTAAAAGAGGAAGAGGCGGAAGAACTGCGTTGAAGGAACTTGGTATCCCAGAGGGAGAAAAAGAAACTATCCAATTATTTGATGGTCCTTATGGTTTATATGTTAAACAGGGCAAAGTAAATGCTTCTCTACCAGAGGGAAAAACCGCTGAAGATATCACTATTGAGGTAGCTATTGAATTATTGGCAGCTAAGAAATCAAGTAAAAAGACAACATCTAAGAAAAGAAAATCTACACAAAAGACAACCAAGTCAACAAAGAAAGATTTAAACTCATCAGCATCAAAAAAAAGTAGTACTCAAAAAGCGCCCTCTACAACTAAAACAGGACGTCTAAGAGCCAGTAAAGTAAGGGTAATTAAAACAAAATAA
- a CDS encoding DUF2232 domain-containing protein: MNLDNKNSLKSRSLYKAPLSKRQALKIVESSYLAAATALIWIALYYLPIGGAVFRLALPLPLALLQIRRGVKTGIEGVTICVMLLTVLMGPLRGPLVLFPYGLLSLWLGYCWEKGWNWWLSWSVGVSIGTMGFLVRVFVLSLLVGENLWVILTRAGAGLLEKGIDIFNLSFTPDMRQVQIVALCLIITQEIIYVLCLHALAYWIFPRLKSSIPEPPALLEKLISLESN, from the coding sequence TTGAACTTAGACAATAAAAACTCTTTAAAAAGTAGATCTCTTTATAAAGCCCCTCTAAGTAAGAGACAAGCTTTGAAAATCGTTGAGTCCTCTTATCTTGCGGCTGCAACAGCTTTGATTTGGATAGCTCTTTATTATTTGCCTATTGGCGGAGCTGTTTTTCGTCTTGCTTTACCATTGCCATTGGCTCTTCTTCAAATTCGGAGAGGTGTCAAAACAGGTATTGAGGGAGTGACAATATGCGTAATGCTATTAACTGTTCTGATGGGTCCGCTAAGAGGACCTTTAGTGCTTTTTCCGTATGGATTGCTTTCCTTATGGTTAGGATATTGTTGGGAAAAGGGATGGAATTGGTGGTTAAGTTGGAGTGTTGGAGTCTCGATTGGAACGATGGGTTTTCTTGTTAGGGTTTTCGTCTTGTCTTTGTTGGTTGGTGAGAATCTATGGGTTATTCTTACTCGTGCTGGAGCGGGATTGCTTGAAAAAGGAATAGATATTTTTAATCTTTCTTTTACTCCCGATATGAGACAAGTTCAAATAGTTGCACTATGTCTAATTATTACTCAAGAAATCATTTACGTTCTATGTTTGCATGCTTTGGCTTATTGGATTTTCCCTAGACTCAAGTCATCTATACCTGAACCACCCGCTTTGCTAGAAAAATTAATTTCTCTAGAATCTAACTGA
- a CDS encoding nicotinate-nucleotide--dimethylbenzimidazole phosphoribosyltransferase, with the protein MTGDNYVLLPSRVLAFGEGLHEQNVEERVQRWQENITNMAFFLILAGSQTAEIEGISAAGSTAVSRRYTAVADAELLLRGPNVPKKWPLPPLPAGVSPALISYVASSFLKIKPTIISAGLLQTPPFTHVSLEPPEIGPARCLSSGNAMERARVKLLFEGGYEIGKKLKKSLLLTECVPGGTSTAFAVLSGLGINVNGLISGSHRNPPSELKIKLVKQGLEAARLKKNPSSVELMAAVGDPFQPIAVGLLMGARESGQEILLGGGCQMLAVLALALNEIEPESRSEFVGKILIGTTSWLVDESLSSSENRNSFIHLMNHVANHFKVNILGLASGYRFNDSKQKVLRDYEIGYVKEGVGAGALSLLAQIKGLTQKEMIQRCDIEVSNLFKFDNEKTCQGI; encoded by the coding sequence ATGACAGGAGACAACTACGTTTTGTTGCCGTCGAGAGTTTTGGCTTTTGGAGAAGGCCTCCATGAGCAAAATGTTGAAGAAAGAGTTCAAAGATGGCAAGAAAATATTACGAACATGGCTTTCTTTTTAATTCTTGCTGGATCTCAAACCGCTGAGATTGAGGGGATTTCTGCTGCTGGTTCAACTGCTGTTTCAAGACGTTATACAGCTGTTGCAGATGCTGAACTTTTATTAAGAGGACCTAATGTTCCGAAAAAATGGCCTTTGCCTCCTTTACCCGCAGGGGTCTCTCCTGCATTGATTAGTTACGTTGCCTCAAGTTTTTTGAAAATTAAACCAACAATAATATCTGCAGGACTACTACAAACTCCTCCCTTTACGCATGTTTCCTTAGAACCACCAGAGATTGGTCCCGCTAGATGCTTGAGTTCAGGAAATGCAATGGAAAGAGCTAGGGTTAAACTTTTATTCGAGGGTGGTTATGAGATAGGTAAGAAATTAAAAAAATCTCTTTTGCTCACAGAGTGTGTCCCTGGAGGTACCTCTACAGCTTTTGCTGTTCTTTCTGGGTTGGGAATAAATGTTAATGGTCTTATAAGTGGAAGTCATAGAAATCCACCTTCAGAATTAAAAATAAAATTAGTTAAACAAGGACTTGAGGCTGCGAGATTAAAGAAGAATCCATCTTCTGTTGAGCTAATGGCTGCTGTTGGTGATCCATTTCAGCCAATTGCAGTTGGTCTTTTAATGGGAGCTAGAGAATCTGGCCAGGAGATTTTATTAGGAGGAGGTTGTCAAATGTTGGCAGTGTTGGCGCTGGCATTAAATGAAATTGAACCTGAGTCACGCTCTGAATTTGTTGGTAAAATTTTAATAGGGACCACATCATGGTTAGTTGATGAATCACTTTCTTCTTCGGAAAATAGAAATTCTTTTATTCATTTAATGAATCATGTCGCTAATCATTTCAAAGTAAATATCCTAGGTCTCGCTAGTGGTTATAGATTTAATGATAGTAAGCAAAAGGTTTTGCGAGATTATGAGATTGGTTACGTCAAAGAAGGTGTTGGCGCTGGTGCATTATCGTTACTCGCTCAAATCAAGGGGTTGACTCAGAAAGAAATGATTCAAAGATGTGATATTGAGGTTAGTAATCTATTTAAGTTTGATAATGAAAAAACTTGTCAAGGGATCTAA
- a CDS encoding riboflavin synthase, with protein MFTGLIQAIGTIKKNNLGVIVDGCNPFSPLKLGDSVSVDGVCLTVSELMNDSFFSNISEETLKRTNLAEKAQKNGYVNLEPALRLSDRLGGHIVSGHIDGLGKVVSIENLKNSWNLRVSWDDLNFCRYMCDKASISLNGISLTIAEIYVDGCEFSVAVIPHTWSNTCLKFLKIGEKVNLEVDLMAKYAEKLLKVNNNDSISKQSPVINSQWLSEQGW; from the coding sequence ATGTTTACTGGTTTAATTCAGGCTATTGGCACGATCAAGAAAAATAATTTGGGGGTAATTGTTGATGGATGTAACCCTTTCTCTCCGTTAAAACTTGGAGATAGTGTATCTGTTGATGGAGTGTGTCTAACAGTTTCTGAGTTGATGAATGATTCTTTTTTCTCAAATATAAGTGAAGAGACTCTTAAGAGAACAAATCTTGCAGAAAAAGCTCAGAAAAATGGTTATGTAAATCTTGAGCCAGCATTACGTCTGTCTGACCGCTTAGGTGGACATATTGTAAGTGGACACATAGACGGGTTGGGTAAAGTTGTTTCAATCGAAAATTTGAAAAATTCTTGGAATTTGAGAGTATCTTGGGATGATTTAAACTTTTGCAGATATATGTGCGATAAGGCGAGTATTAGCCTAAATGGAATAAGTCTTACTATCGCTGAGATCTATGTTGATGGGTGTGAATTTTCAGTAGCCGTAATACCTCATACGTGGTCAAATACATGCTTGAAGTTTTTGAAAATTGGAGAAAAGGTTAATTTGGAAGTTGACTTGATGGCTAAGTATGCAGAAAAACTTCTAAAAGTAAATAATAATGATTCCATTTCGAAACAAAGCCCAGTAATTAATTCTCAGTGGCTAAGTGAGCAAGGTTGG